One Aegilops tauschii subsp. strangulata cultivar AL8/78 chromosome 7, Aet v6.0, whole genome shotgun sequence genomic window carries:
- the LOC109763709 gene encoding probable inactive receptor kinase At1g48480, with the protein MAPGLRFPPAFALVQLAVTLLAVLPRHVVPDLAGDRDALLALRTAVGNHLKWDRSVSPCQGWQGVSCSPGPNQRVVELRLVAKSLSGQIPVGTVGNLTALQTLSLRFNAISGPIPADIGGCAELRWLYLKGNRFDGDIPESFFSLALLKKTDLSENRLTGGVSSEFNKLGNLATLNLEGNNLNGALPSGLDLPKLTQFNVSYNGQIDGPVPASLAGLPASAFLGTALCGGPLAACPNSDSEAHKSRKLTLGAIVGIIIAALVVLIIILSICVLIFSRRRRAAAGRSTEAAADVHEGTDPITVTVAMTGRDAVKRSHSPPGSPLIGDGKKLVFLGSAPERPYDLETMLRASAEVLGKGVHGTTYRATLDGGEPVLAIKRLRDVHLPEREFRDRVVALGALRHDNLPGLRAYFYSKEEKLLVFDFVGAGSLSSLLHGSGAERLDFTTRARIALAAARGVAFIHGGGPKASHGSIKASNIVVSGKRDSAYVADYGLAQLVGTAGLPKRGTGYRAPEVTDARVVSQKADVYSFGVVVLELLTGRAPTHALPDGGAGGSGVDLARWVRSVVQEEWTSEVFDSVIGSEPRVEEEMMRLLQLGMECTEQHPDRRPTMAEVEARIERIVEDASRRADFSSTDGSRSVSA; encoded by the exons ATGGCGCCAGGTCTGCGGTTCCCGCCGGCGTTCGCCCTCGTGCAGCTCGCGGTCACGCTGCTCGCCGTGCTGCCTCGCCACGTTGTGCCGGACCTGGCCGGCGACCGCGACGCTTTGCTCGCCCTGCGCACCGCCGTGGGAAACCATCTCAAGTGGGACCGCTCGGTGTCCCCGTGCCAGGGGTGGCAAGGCGTCAGCTGCAGCCCCGGCCCGAACCAGCGCGTCGTCGAGCTGCGGCTAGTTGCCAAGAGCCTGAGCGGGCAGATCCCGGTCGGCACGGTGGGCAACCTCACCGCCCTGCAGACGCTGTCGCTCCGGTTTAACGCCATCTCCGGCCCCATCCCGGCGGACATCGGCGGCTGCGCCGAGCTCCGGTGGCTGTACCTCAAGGGGAACCGATTCGACGGCGACATACCGGAGAGCTTCTTCTCTCTGGCATTGCTCAAGAAGACCGACCTCTCCGAGAATCGCCTCACCGGCGGCGTGTCATCGGAGTTCAACAAGCTCGGGAACCTCGCCACGTTGAACCTCGAGGGAAACAACCTTAACGGCGCGCTCCCGAGCGGCCTCGACCTCCCGAAGCTGACGCAGTTCAACGTGTCCTACAACGGCCAGATCGATGGCCCCGTGCCCGCGTCACTCGCCGGGctgcccgcgagcgccttccTCGGGACGGCGCTTTGCGGCGGCCCTCTCGCTGCTTGCCCCAACTCCGACTCCGAGGCCCACAAGAGTCGCAAGCTAACCCTTGGCGCCATCGTCGGCATCATCATCGCTGCGTTGGTCGTTCTCATCATCATCCTTTCAATCTGCGTTCTCATCTtcagccggcggcggcgggcggcggccgggAGGTCCACCGAGGCCGCGGCCGACGTGCACGAGGGCACGGACCCTATAACGGTGACCGTGGCAATGACGGGCAGGGACGCCGTGAAGCGGTCGCACTCCCCGCCAGGTTCGCCGTTGATCGGCGACGGCAAGAAGCTGGTGTTCCTGGGCAGCGCGCCGGAGAGGCCCTATGACCTGGAGACGATGCTGCGGGCGTCCGCCGAAGTGCTCGGCAAGGGCGTCCACGGGACGACGTACCGCGCAACGCTCGACGGCGGGGAGCCCGTCCTCGCCATCAAACGCCTCCGCGATGTGCACCTGCCCGAGCGCGAGTTCCGGGACAGGGTGGTCGCCCTCGGCGCTCTCCGCCACGACAACCTGCCGGGTCTCCGTGCCTACTTCTACAGCAAGGAGGAGAAGCTCCTCGTCTTCGACTTCGTCGGCGCCGGCAGCCTCTCCTCCCTTCTCCACG GCAGCGGGGCGGAGCGCCTCGACTTCACGACACGCGCACGCATCGCgctggcggcggcgcgcggcgtgGCGTTCATCCACGGCGGAGGGCCCAAGGCGTCGCACGGCAGCATCAAGGCGTCCAACATCGTGGTCAGCGGGAAGCGCGACAGCGCGTACGTGGCCGACTACGGCCTGGCCCAGCTCGTCGGCACCGCGGGGCTGCCGAAGCGGGGCACGGGCTACCGCGCCCCGGAGGTGACCGACGCGCGCGTCGTGTCGCAGAAGGCGGACGTGTACAGCTTCGGCGTGGTGGTGCTGGAGCTGCTCACAGGGCGCGCGCCGACGCACGCGCTCCCGGACGGCGGCGCTGGCGGCAGCGGCGTGGACCTCGCGCGGTGGGTGCGGTCGGTGGTGCAGGAGGAGTGGACGTCCGAGGTGTTCGACTCCGTCATCGGCAGCGAGCCGCGCGTTGAGGAGGAGATGATGCGGCTGCTGCAGCTCGGGATGGAGTGCACCGAGCAGCACCCCGACCGGCGCCCGACAATGGCCGAGGTGGAGGCGAGGATCGAGCGCATCGTCGAGGACGCGAGCCGGAGGGCCGACTTCAGCAGCACCGACGGCAGCCGGAGCGTGTCCGCATGA